The genomic segment GAAGCAAAGTATAAGAACTTATTTGAATACAATAAAAGTAAAGGAATATATTTAACAAAAGTAAATTATTTGAGGACtcttttagtagtttaccctATTTTAAGATACGGAAACTAAGACATTCTTCAagagaaaagaaaacagaaaatgaagctcatctttcttcttatcCAAGGATGAAAAGAAATCATGGGTAAAAATAGGCTTTATACcaaacatattaaattttttataattagccAATCACTTTTTACGAGAGCAAATGGTTTTCTTAAATCAAACATGCCattggtttattattattattatttaaaaaattgaagattaaaatttaaaataaaagcaaaaaaagtCCATTCTTCTActagtttttatttttagttgtgaAAAAATTCATTATATACTAGACTTGGGTCATGGGTCAGGTTACCTACTTAGATTCGAATGTCCGTTCGAAAAATAGGAGGGTTTGActaaaaatataggctcaaaaaaTTGGCTTACACAACAAAATAATGCTTGTTTTGTAAAGAGATCGGTCCTCAGATAAGCTTTTTTGGCCTAGTCCTGGACCCAATCCGAATCAacctaaatttctttttttactgCTATTTTATTGCCATTTTGCACTACTACTTTGTTGTTATGCTTTAAATactgtataactcttattttattgttaactttactattattttagaaatatttgtttattaagttgcaactatcttagtgatatttaagtataaagactttttttaaatgtattttcaatttgttagtaaacatttattttaaagtttttagtgtatttgatgtattacatttttaatttttttatataaaaagaatctaaaaaattaatacaagcaGACCGGGTCAAgctcaaatttaacatttttaatctgAACCAAACtggaataaaatttaaaacccattttTTAAGTTGAAcatggacctaaaattttaggtcgaCCTGACTCGATCCAAGATCGGTTTCATGATCTAAAAGTAATTTTATTGAAGCTTATAATAACTCTAATATTCAATCTCAATTAAAATGACTACTTGCTTCAATAATCCTTGAAGAAGAATTATCAGTCTTGCAATGAAgaatatttgtgtttttagtccAATTTTATCCATAAATATTTCATGATTTGTATCTAAAAAGTAagcaaattcttttatttatttcattttttttctcttttataagACTGAAACAAATATTTTGGTATACCGCCTGTTTACTATATTTGTTAAGATACAGATTTGTGGGCCTTTTACGTGCTTTCAAAGAATTCCCCCACAACTCATAATTATCAGATACAGAGGGAGGGTTTGAAAGCTAATAATCAACTTACAAAAGCCTACATTCAGCCCCTCAGAAACTTCCAAGGCCCTGTTCCTGTCCCTATCCTGCAAATACACcacatattttttttactttattgttAAATACCAATAAGTGTGTATTTCTAACTTTTTGAAAACAGTCTTTAAATAATCATGTCATAGCAgtgaaaatggaaaaattacctcCAAAATCCAGCAAAAGCTCGAAGACTCATATATATCGTCAGAGATATCCAGAGTCCGATGAATCCATGAGTGGAGGAGAGAATACATAAACATATAATGCTGGCAATAGCTACAAGAACCTGTCAAAAATCAACATTGCTAATATATATAACTTCTCTTTATGTGTCTCTTTTAGAGCAAGTTTTGGTGGTTATCAAAAGACTTGCCAAGGAGAAGGCTGAATATGCAAAATCAGATGCTCCAAAATTGACACCATCAAAAACAAATGCTAAAGAATTGATGGGCTGAGTAGCAGCAACAAACTGAACAAATACAGGAAATTAACGTTAATTACTTGCCTGTTTTCGGGTTTAGAACTTGGAGAAGGTTGAAATTGGTTATAGTACTTACTGGAATGCCTGTACCAATGAGGCGGAGGACATCGGCATCTTTGGTAAATAATTTTGCTCCAAAACTCAGTCCGCCTCCAAGAATGACAGCAAGTATCAATCCTAGAACCAATCCTAGCTGCACCACATATACATGGAGTTTTAGAGGAATCTCGTGCTAGCGAAAGGTCATGCGATGTTTATGGTAATATGAATATGATATACATCACCTGCAATACTCGAGACGCCGTGGCTGTTGCCTTCTCATTGTCCTTTCTTGCGAATGAACTTGCAAGTATTGCCTGAAAGTGTGAGAAAGCCATTAAGTTACAATAAGATCTGAAATCTGAAACAGCATAAGAGCAGCTATAAAGCAGTTAAATTAAGATACAACTTTAGTCTATGTTTTggtaacataaaaattatcaccACAACGGTGTAACTTGTAAGTGACCAAACAAAACCAGTTGTTATTACTTGTCCCGCAACAGCCAATCCATCCGCAAGAAGAGAAGTCGCCAACCAGACCTGCAAGCATACTTGAAATGCAGCCATTGATGTTGATCCCAGTCTAGCAGCCATTGATGCTGAAAGGGTGATACAGAATGTAACAGCCATAACCCTTATTAATAATAGGAAACCTGGATCCAAACACAAACAATGAGGGATCAGTGATGGTAATTTGATCAACTCAAAGTATGAAAAGTTTTTTTCTGAATTGAAAACAAAGTTAGATGTTTGAGAACTTGTAGAAGTGAAATTAAAATTACCATTCTTTAGAAATCTACCAAAATATAGATGTTTTAAACTAGGAGGTAAGAGGTCAACTTGAGACATTAACTTCCACAAGAGTATAACGGAAATCAGGTACCTGCAATCACCATAGACATTAGCAAAAGTCATTGCAATTGCATGTATATGTAAAAAACCGATTGTTGGACGATGATTTGGATGTAACTTACTGAGATATTACATGAGCAATGGCTGCACCACTGACACCCAGACggaaaacaaacataaatattgGGTCCAAAATGATGTTTGCTACATCTCCTgccactgagtttacgaaaagaACCATTTAAAACAGTCGGTAGATGGTACATGGGCAAAAGAAAACTCTTAAAGATGAAAATGAATTGATAGGATGTTGGTACCAGTGGCATATAAAGGAGTTTTTGTGTCTTTAAATCCTCGAAAGACACCTTGCATGGCTAAGGAGAGAAGAACGGCAGGAGCACCTAGTGACCTTAAAGTCAAGTACTGTTGTGCAGGGTTTAGCATGGGCGAATCCTACACAAATGGGAAGATATGCTGTCACTGATATtaagaaattgaaaattaaactaaaaaataaagacaaaaaacaaaaatagtggTTCAAATCAAGAGACTGTAGTTTATATTTCAATCTGAGTACTTACTGAACTGATTCCCATGAAGTTCAATAGAGGTTTTGCTCCAGAAATCAGGAATAAGGCTTGAAGGAGACCAAGGATGCCACCAATAACCAGTGCTGATGAAGCTGATGGGATATGCCTTCTTTCCGGCTCAATTTTAACAACATCAAAACTGCTTCCAAGTGTTTTTGGCCGATATGTACCCTCGATACATTCTAAATATAGGAACAACACAGAATTACTACACATTTTCCATGGTACCAATTCAAGTCTAAAGGATTTCAAATGAAACTGATCAGACCAAAAACTTGAATCAACTTGATCTTTGATTTGGAAAAGGAAAGCAGCACCTTTTTGTGGTATTAACTCATTGCTTTCAGTATCTACACAGGAACCTGTTTCCACGTAATCACTTTCTTGTGCTTCAGAGCTCACTCTTCCAATTGTATCTTCCTCGGCCACGAAGGAGGTTGTGACGCTAACAAGCGGGAATATCGCAATTCTTGAGACTTGATTGAATAAGGCAATAGAGACTCCTACAGCAGCCAGTTCCACAGCACCTACATGCATAAAATAAACCCATGCTTTTAAGTCTTCCCATcccatgtaaaagaaacagaaaacaCTCCAACCAGAAGATAAGAAGTTAAGTGTAAAGAAAGGGCAGGCATTTTCAGGAcagaaataataaagaaattacCTATTTGGCCAATGAATGCTGTGTCAACAAGAGAAGCAATAGGGTCGGCTGTCAAAGCCAGTGCCGCAGGCAAAGCAATTTGTGCTATCTCTGATCCCAGTTCGTCCAGTTTGAAAACATGTCTGCTCATATAATTGCAAGATACATCGGTTAAGAGAAACATTACATAAAGAAATTAAGTTTTCAAGTCTTTGAGACCATTGTTGTGCTCTGAAACAGAGCAAAGGACCCAATCAAAACAACAATCCTGAAAAAAAATGCAAGCAAAGCAAATTCTGGGAAACATGCCTGACATCcttgaagaaaatgaaaatggggTATCTCATCTTAACACTAGATGGATATAGATCATCTTCTTCAGTCATCATTTCTGCAGGACTGAGTCACTGATCCCTGTATCCTCTTGATTCTATCACCTAAAAAATGATGAATTCTGAAAATGAATTTGGAATTTGAAAAAGCTAATACTACACTTCATCTTAGAAACCTCAAATGCcccatcaaaacaaaacaaaacaaaacaaaagaaagctGTTGTTTATCAACTCACCACCTACCTGAATTCAGCACTAGAAGAAATATCTAATTACCCACACACACAGTCAATTAAATTGACCTTAAAACAGGACGTAAATACTTCAACTATTTCTGGTGGTGCCAGAGAGAAGAATGAGAGGAAAGACTAGCGTGTGGTGCAGTCTAGAAGGATGCGTTCCTCTGGTTAGAAAAGAATACTAGAAATTCCAAGTAGGCCCATTGTCCCACTAAAAGGGTTGATTCTCAATGGAGATGCCAACAAAGTTGGTTTACAAGTGTCAGTATCATATTCAACCCTTTTGCACTAAAACTCCCAACAGTGTCGACCGCATGCACATGAAAGTTTGCCAAAGTGTGCCAAGTGTGGCATGCAGAAAATTACTGAGTGGAAACCATAGTTACAGTCATAACGTACAATTAAATTATGGTTAGACTGGTACACGAATTTCCGCAGAAACTTTTGACTCCTTTTTTTTCCTTAGCCACTTAAAAACGtttacttttcaaaaacatttatgTGCCACGAAAAATGACGATCGTAAGTATCGAAATAGGTATGAAATAAAGGCGAGTTGCAAAAGTACTAAGCCTAATTATTGCTGTTACAATAGAAGAaggtatattttaaataaaaaataaattaaaagtttaaaaataaagaaattagtataaaactaaAAACAAATGCCTAAAATAGTTTCTCATTTATTTAGTGATACAACACAAAAAGAACCGTTCCAATTGAGTCGATGATACCATTACATTACTCAACCAGGTTGGATTATGGTAATTAGGGGTGAGTAAAACTcgatttaattcgaaaaaattaaaaaaaaattaaatttcgagttaatcgaacgAGTTATTCAAAGTATTTGAGtaaactcgaataactcgattcgagttgagttgaatttcacaatttgaataactcgaataatttaaatataaatacccttttggtccctgtcaactttgaaaataaaaaaagtggtctctctctcaacaaaaattacaaaaaaatttaaaataatttttaaaattcaaaatatttataaaaatatcaaaatttatattttaaaaaaattataaactttttaaaaaattctaaaaaatatataaaaaaattgaaaattttaaaaatattgtaaaataataattttggagaCCTAATTAAcgattcaaatttatcatactcaagtatattatttttgttattattattttgctttgaaaaaaatttcaagtatatatagtttcaaatttatgtactctaacaaggaattagttatattgtaacaatatttttatttgacatgtttaatttcacTCCATTTGACTCGActcgacttgaatttcatttcactcaacttgattcgaaaaaaattcaaattgagttagaatgataaaataagactcgtgaactcaattaactcgaaaaatttttcactcgattcgattcgatcgaacgctcacctcTTATGGTGAATATGGTAAAAAGtagttatttatattttcttaccAATAGGTCAACAATATCAACTTGTCTTCAGTATGCATATTGGATTTTGATCTGAATGTAAGCTTGGTTGATCCATATAAGTATGACACGACATCGACATCCGATGGCAATCAAAATAGTTTACTTAATCCGAGTCCAAATTATGAGATACAACATTTGGTATATATGGATTTGAACTTAGATTAGGTTTTCAAGAGAGTAATGTAGAAGTTTTGGTTCGAAATTGACAACAAATGTGAATGATGTTGATACTAGAATTGAGGATGTGCTATAAGATACTACATATGATAATGTAAATGTAGATGAATTTAGTGATCCTAATGCCAACGATTTTCCCATGACACCAATAACCAAGAAAGAAATGATGATTTTGACAAGGATGTTTCGACTGTAACTCCTACAAATGTCTTTCGATTTGGTGGACCTATACACGTTCTTATACCTACTGAACCTTCAACCTATAAGTGGAGCATTGACATAGATGCAATGCAtgccttaaaaatttatcaaatatctTGGTATATTATTGAGGTATATGATGAGCTCGacttcaaattttaaaagatttgcGCATAGTTTTATAATTCCCATCAAAGGAGGCTTGTGTAGTGGCCATCAAACACTACAACATTAAAGTATTGGTAAACTACAAAGCCACCATATCTAATCTGGCATTGTATGTTGGTGAGTGTCGAAGGTTAAGGGAAGGGTGCAAGCGGAGAGTTAGGGCTTCATATTGAAAATGATATAGATTTGGGAGATTCAAAAATATAAAGGACCTCATGTATGCACTGTTGCACAGTTGACACAAGATCATAGGAAAACTGAATTGTATAATGCATAATGCATAATGCCTTTGGAGAAAGCAAAGCTAACAATTTCAATCTCAATCTTGATCGTTGATAGTAGTTTTGATATTAGTAGATTATCTTATATCAAAAAGCTTGGGTAGTTAAACAAAAATCTATGATAAAGTTGTTTGGTGATTATGACAAATCATAAACGATCTACAATTATAATTGGCTACAATGCAAGAGTTTATTCCTAGAACTATGATGGAATTGCAAACTCTTTATCTATATGATCAACCCGACCAACTAGTGaagagaaataaaatattccATAGATTGTTTTAGACATTTAGGCCTTGTATTAGGGAGTTTCCTTATTATAAGCCTATTATTCAAATAGACGAGACTTGGTTTTACAAGAAATATACACACCCCCTTCTTATTTCTATTGCGGAAAATGAAAACCAAAACATATTGCTAATAACATTTGCCATTGTtgacaaagaaaacatgaaacaATACGAGTTTTTCTTCACAAACTTGCACAGAcatgttaaaaaaatcatatgctTGATATTTAATCAAGCCAAAAGGATTATAATTGAGATAATGCATTctagaattttataaaattttatttattgcaGTCGACATATTACATGtcctcaaaagtaccaaaatccTAATCTACGTAAACAAGTTGTTAACATGGATACATATTCAATACTTTTCAATATCGtatgttttaatttaatgttttcttGCAATTGTTAACTAAATGTGAAATTTAACAGGGTATGAGCTTTAAGAACCTTGGTTTTGTCGAAGAATGGTGATATTACAAGCTAAAAAATCAAACGCTAAGATTTGGTTAGATGACATCCTTAAGCATCATTGAGCTCAATCATATGATGAAGGTCGATGTTACAGTCATATGACTATTAACCTAGTGAAGGTTGTAATTCTGTTATGAAGAGGGCACGTCATCTACTAATAACTGTTGTGTTCACATTAACATATTATAGGTTGGAGACATTAATTGTTGAAATGGAGGAGAAAACAAACTTGGATGATGACAATGAGTCATAACTTCTCGGATACTCTAACCAAAGTGATGGTTGCCAATCATAGAAAAGAAAACTTGATGATGGTGCATATATTTTCAAATGAGAATGAAACTTTACAGATGACTAAGTTTATTGGATAACATACATGTATCCTGGCTAGGTCATACCAAGTTTATCTTTAGCGTCGGTGGTGCAATTGTGAGAGGTTTCAAGCATTATTGTGTACATGAACGCATGATGTGGTTGCATGTGCTAGTGTCAATGTCGGTGGCATGCATTATATTGATGATGTGTACAAGCTTTAACACATTTTCTCTACATATAAACATGAGTTCCAAAATATTATAACACTCAAAATATCAGGTAATCGaaatattgtaaaatataaaTGCTAACATCATTGAAACAATTACAACAGTAAAAATATGTGCTTTGACAGAGTGATGTGAGGTGTGAATTGTTGGAATAGTCTTCGTCGACGACTAAGCTATGCTTGTCAGTTAAGCAAAATGTATTCATCACCCAAATTGACTCCATCATTCACTTGTGTTGTTGTATTCGATGGTGCGACATACACATAATTATTAAGAAAGCCAAAATAAAGGTAAGTTATGTCATTAAAATTAGGCACACGACCAAATGATGCCAGAGTCCAGGAACTTCCAAGTGAGGCGTATTATGAAGTCGAGGCATACAATGATGGCGGTTGTTGCGAAATATTTTGAACAAGGAAAAATAGACCTGAAGAATATGTTCCCAACATTTTTGGTTCGCACAAACTTCTTTGTTCGACAACATACAATAACTTTTCCCAATGGTAAATAAATCCAACGGCCAAATTTTTTCCAACGGCTAATTTATTTGCTATATAAAcccaaatcattttcttttcggtcactttattatcaagaacaaatgcaagataagcttcacaaccttttctcacatacttctgagccgacGTCGACGATATtattgctggtaaaccattcagatcattcgattcaatctgaataatccCATTATTCCgacaccgtagatcaatagttttccgtttgtagtttacaatagcatcatgcagagttaaccaatccatacccaaaattatatcaaactcgtcgaatggcaacaacatcaaatcagcaggaaagcataaatctcgaatcatcaacggacaattcttgcacactttgtcaaccaaaacacaccggcccaaggggttcgatactttaattacaaactcagtagactcaacaggcaaagtcttactgaatactaaagtctcacacacataagaatgagtcgaaccaggatcaatcaatgcaataacattagtacataaagagtgaaagtaccagtaataacatctggagaagaagcctcctctcgagtacggatggcatatgctctggcaggtgcacgagcctcagattgaACTGCTGTGTCctttgtccctctctgactaccacttacattacccAAATGTCTTGGTGGTCTACCTTGTACTgacacattactcggtctggtattCTGCATAGTGTTTTGCTCAGCTACCATCGGACagtctcgaatgaaatgatcctttgAACCACACTTAAAGCAAGACCGATCATGAAATCTGTAATCTCCAGGATGCCActtcccacaatgcttgcactctgatctattttgtcgaacactaccaacgcttgcaactgaagtagctcgtgaactcacagggggtcgatctcgatcatgcttaggaaaccctgcagtagctttagatcgACTATGatcttctctagatttctttgaggctaactgaaatgatttactaAATAATTGTTTACGggaatctcgagcttcatagtcagcttttctcttctatttCCCGAGCTCCTctgctttacaagctcgttcaacaagtactacgaactcttttatctcaagtataccaactaacagtttaatatcttcattcagcccatcttcaaatcttttacacataatagcttcagtcgaaacacactctcgagcatatctactgagtctcacaagttttcgctcatattctgtcacggtcatacgaccctgtttcaattcaagaaattccttacgtttctgatcaatgaatctctggctgatgtatttcttacggaactcagtctgaaagaattcccaggtcactcgctctttcggaaccaccgatactagtgtattccaccagtgatatgcagtgtcccgtagcaaagatatggcacattttaagcactcatcagggatgcaagataactcatcaaacactcgaatagtattatcaagccagaattcagctcgttcagcatcatcatcatcagtagctctgaactcttcggccccgtgttttcgaattttatcaacaggaggcttaagtaatctcatcggatcacttacttgaggtataacaggaaCCGAAGATAGATTAGTCGGGGGCggaggttgttgtgcaaccgaattagttcggacatattgagtaaaccagtcattcatcatttggtaaaaggcttgtttagcctctccctcctgatTACTCGAGGTCGGTCGAGAGTCCACCGGatctgtcccttgcgcgggagcaggcgctatactctcaacatcatcggctacggctcgatcgggatccattactatacgaaaacacatttttagatgtcagcaatcatcacactatctcggtataaaaattatggcatgtatagctagactcatacacactacgttagtccaagaatcgactaaaccgtagctctgataccaataaaatataacacccctaacccgtatacgtcaccgtattagggttacgaggcattaccgaacaaacataACCATTTTTTTTCCACACCAATTCTTAATACAAAACATACATATCCGTCAATTCAATATCATAGCACAACCGAAACTCATCCCTTAACCAATTTACAGCATAAACACCACTTCAAATTAAGGTTAGATCATGATCAAATATACATTATGTTCTTTCATACTCTTTAGCCGAATTGTTTAATAAAAACTTACAAGCATTTTTACTATGTTTTAAACTTACTAATACAAActaattcataatttattcatgatGTAACCAATCAAGAAATATAATCAAGTTATCAATCATACTAATTATCATGTATACAAATAGACTTATACCATGGTCGAATCATTTAAATCAATCACATTGAACATTCAACCTAGAATATATAAAACTAAGTTTAAACATAATGATCAAGCCATTTTTAACTAAACCGAATTTAAGCATAGGAAATAGACCATTAAAACATATTCGTTAATACCAAATTCAAAACGAAAagagataagccattttcgcatggctcatattcaCATATCCCAAAAATTTAAACagattaactagactatacatgccataggttcgagttcaaaatatataaaataccaaagacagtcgatagtgtgatagattatgctgatgatccccgaggtcataacgcgtctccaaaatctataagaaTAGATAGACAAAGATaaccaaagtaagcttttatagcttagtaagtctatagcgtagctaaaaatacatataaaagaatcacataattatttaagtaaatttatcgaaatcacaaatatcaaatataattactaacCAAACATTTCTATATTAAGTCATTTCGTTTAAATCtaaaagaatgtatatttaactaatatacATAAACGGACAAaggtatatacattatatgcataaaaTCAAATTACTAACATAATCATTATCTGCATATACAGATTTCTAGAGTACTTGTTGTTCGTACTTCATCGgatctatttatatataattgttcaattacatataccaaaagcataatttttatacttataaaCTATAAAGGCCGAATGCACATATTCACTTAtacccacctatgccgaatgcatacatatatacacttaCATCTaactatgccgaatgcatacaaatatatatccacctatgccgaatgcctACATATGCACACATAAATATCCAACAATTTTCATGACAT from the Gossypium hirsutum isolate 1008001.06 chromosome D09, Gossypium_hirsutum_v2.1, whole genome shotgun sequence genome contains:
- the LOC107891400 gene encoding protein DETOXIFICATION 42 isoform X2 is translated as MMTEEDDLYPSSVKMRYPIFIFFKDVRHVFKLDELGSEIAQIALPAALALTADPIASLVDTAFIGQIGAVELAAVGVSIALFNQVSRIAIFPLVSVTTSFVAEEDTIGRVSSEAQESDYVETGSCVDTESNELIPQKECIEGTYRPKTLGSSFDVVKIEPERRHIPSASSALVIGGILGLLQALFLISGAKPLLNFMGISSDSPMLNPAQQYLTLRSLGAPAVLLSLAMQGVFRGFKDTKTPLYATVAGDVANIILDPIFMFVFRLGVSGAAIAHVISQYLISVILLWKLMSQVDLLPPSLKHLYFGRFLKNGFLLLIRVMAVTFCITLSASMAARLGSTSMAAFQVCLQVWLATSLLADGLAVAGQVITTGFVWSLTSYTVVAILASSFARKDNEKATATASRVLQLGLVLGLILAVILGGGLSFGAKLFTKDADVLRLIGTGIPFVAATQPINSLAFVFDGVNFGASDFAYSAFSLVLVAIASIICLCILSSTHGFIGLWISLTIYMSLRAFAGFWRIGTGTGPWKFLRG
- the LOC107891400 gene encoding protein DETOXIFICATION 42 isoform X8; amino-acid sequence: MMTEEDDLYPSSVKMRYPIFIFFKDVRHVFKLDELGSEIAQIALPAALALTADPIASLVDTAFIGQIGAVELAAVGVSIALFNQVSRIAIFPLVSVTTSFVAEEDTIGRVSSEAQESDYVETGSCVDTESNELIPQKECIEGTYRPKTLGSSFDVVKIEPERRHIPSASSALVIGGILGLLQALFLISGAKPLLNFMGISSDSPMLNPAQQYLTLRSLGAPAVLLSLAMQGVFRGFKDTKTPLYATVAGDVANIILDPIFMFVFRLGVSGAAIAHVISQYLISVILLWKLMSQVDLLPPSLKHLYFGRFLKNGFLLLIRVMAVTFCITLSASMAARLGSTSMAAFQVCLQVWLATSLLADGLAVAGQAILASSFARKDNEKATATASRVLQLGLVLGLILAVILGGGLSFGAKLFTKDADVLRLIGTGIPVLVAIASIICLCILSSTHGFIGLWISLTIYMSLRAFAGFWRIGTGTGPWKFLRG
- the LOC107891400 gene encoding protein DETOXIFICATION 42 isoform X7 → MMTEEDDLYPSSVKMRYPIFIFFKDVRHVFKLDELGSEIAQIALPAALALTADPIASLVDTAFIGQIGAVELAAVGVSIALFNQVSRIAIFPLVSVTTSFVAEEDTIGRVSSEAQESDYVETGSCVDTESNELIPQKECIEGTYRPKTLGSSFDVVKIEPERRHIPSASSALVIGGILGLLQALFLISGAKPLLNFMGISSDSPMLNPAQQYLTLRSLGAPAVLLSLAMQGVFRGFKDTKTPLYATVAGDVANIILDPIFMFVFRLGVSGAAIAHVISQYLISVILLWKLMSQVDLLPPSLKHLYFGRFLKNGFLLLIRVMAVTFCITLSASMAARLGSTSMAAFQVCLQAILASSFARKDNEKATATASRVLQLGLVLGLILAVILGGGLSFGAKLFTKDADVLRLIGTGIPFVAATQPINSLAFVFDGVNFGASDFAYSAFSLVLVAIASIICLCILSSTHGFIGLWISLTIYMSLRAFAGFWRIGTGTGPWKFLRG